DNA sequence from the Zavarzinia compransoris genome:
GCTGCGCGCGGCGGCGTGAAAGGCGGCATCCGGCGGCACCGGGCCGAAGACGTCCAGCCCTGCCGCCTTCAGGCGCTCGATGGCGGGGGCGATGATCTCGATCTCTTCCCGCCCCAGCAGGCCGGATTCGCCGGCATGGGGATTGAGGCCGAGGACGGCGAGGCGCGGTGCGGCAATGCCGAAATCGAGGCGCAGCGCACGGGCGGTCGCCAGGGTCACGGTGACGATTTCCGCCGCCGTCAGCAGGCGGGGCACGGCGGCCAGGGCGACATGGACGGTGACCGGCACCACCCGCAGCCGGGGCGAGGCCAGCAGCATGACCGAGCGCGCGTCGGCCCCGGCAAGTTCGGCCAGGAATTCCGTGTGCCCGGGGTGCGCCAGGCCCATGGTCTTCAGGGATTGCTTGCGGATCGGGTTGGTGACCACGGCCGCGGTCTCGCCCGCCTGGGTCAGGCGGACGGCGCGGGTGATGGCTTCGATGATCGCCGCCGCGTCCCCCTCGGCGATCTGCCCGGGCCGGCCGTCGATCGGCGCCGCCAGGGGCAGGACGGGCAGGGCTTCGGCGAAAAGCGCGGCATCCGCCTCGGCCGGCGCGGCGATCGCCGCGATCGGCACCGCCAGGCCCAGGCTTTCCGCGATGCGAGCAAGCCGGGCCGGCTGGTCCAGCAACAGGAAGGGCGGGCCGCCCGCCTCGCGTTCGGCCCAGGCCTTCAGGGCGATTTCCGCGCCGATGCCCGCCGGCTCGCCGCAGGTCAGCGCCAGCGGCCGGGGCGGGCTTGCGGCTGCGTTCATCGGCTCAGCGGACCTCGATGGTCGCGTTGCGACGCAGGTCGCGCAGGTAGCGGCGCGCCAGCATGGACAATTGCTGGTCTTCGAGGTTGCGCTGCACGGCATCGCGCATCATCGAATCCGGGGTCTGTTCCCGGCGGTCGCAGACGATCAGCAGGTGCAGGCCGTCGGTCGAGCGCACGGGCCCGCCGGCCTTGCCGATGGCGACCCCTTCGATCGCCGTGCGGTATTCCACCGGCAGGTCCTTGACGTTCAGGGTGCCGACTTCGCCGAAGCTGGCGCCGGGCAGGCGGTCGAGCACGAAGCGCGGCGCCGCGCAGCCGTTGATCTCTTCCTTGGCGTCGGCCAGCTGGCTGGTCAGTTCGGCGATGGTCGCGTCGTCGGTCGAGATATTGGCCGGCACGAAGACCTGCTTCAGCTCGACCATCGACACTTCGGGCGGCGGCGGCGGCATCTGGCGCCGTTCGCGGAGACCGATGATGTACCAGCCGCCCGGCGAGCGGACCGGCGGGGAGATCGAATTCACCTGCATGGTGTTCAAGGCGTCGTCCAGTTCGGCTGCCAGCTGGCCGGGCAGGATCCAGCCGATGTCGCCGCCGTTGGCGGCCGAGGGCGCCTGCGAATACTGCCGGGCCAGGGCCGAGAAGCGCGTGCCCTGGCGGATCTGGTCGAACAATTGCTGGGCGAGCTGCTGGGCCGGGCCTTCCTGTTCCGGATTGTCGACCGCGATCATGATTTCGGAGACCAGGCTTTCCGGCCGGCCGGCATTGGCCTTGATCCGGTCGATGGTCGCCTGCACCTGTTCGGCGCCGACCGAGAGCCGGCCCTGGTAGCGGCGCATCACCACCTGGTTCCACACCAGTTCGGCACGCAGCTGCCGCCTCAGCGTCTCGATCGAGACGCCGGCCTTGCCCAGGGTTTCGACGAATTGCTCGGGCGTCATCCGGGTCGACTGCACGACCTGGAGCAGGCTGGCCTCCACATCCTGTTCGCCGACCGAGACCGATTGCTTGCGGGCTTCCTGGAATTGCAGGGTTTCGTCGACCAGGGCGCGCAGCGCGGTCAGGCGGGCGGCCCGGGCCGTATCGGCATTATAGGGCATGCCGGTCGAGACCAGGAGCAGGCGCACGCGCTGGTCCACGTCGAAGGCGGTGACCACCTCTTCGTTGACGACGGCGGCAAGGCCCATGTCGGCGGAAATCGACGGGGGAGCGGCCGCGCTTTGCGCCTCGGCGGGGCGGCAGGCGGGACCGGCAATCACCAGGGCCAGGGCGAGGGAGGAGACCGCAGTCAGGACGGATAAGCGCATTCTCGATCGTTCTTCCGGTCAGTTGCCGTTCTTCAGGCCAGGAGCCGCCCCCGCCCCATGAAGGGGTCGGACCAAAGCGGTCGCAGCATAGTCCCTGTTCCCGCCGAGGAAAAGCCTTGGGCGTCGCCCCCGGGGTGTCGCATGGCTACATGCCAAGGTTCCGCAGGCGCAGGATGAGGCTGACCGACGTGTCGGGGGTCACGTCGCGGTCGCGGGTGGTGTCGCGCCGGTACATGGCGCCGAGTTCCACGCATTCATCGGTATAGAAGAGGCCGAGGCCGGTCGAGAGCGCGCCCTCGTCGTCGTTCAGGCGGTGGCGGGTGTCGCCGTAGACGGTCCAATATTCGTCCAGCTTCAGGCCGGCGGTGACATAGATTTCGTCGCGGTCGGCCTGGGCGGGCACCGCCGTCTGTTCCTTCACCGCGGTATAGCCGATGGTCGCCTGCAGGCGCTTGCCGTTGATGGTCGCGCGTATGTCGTTCCGGTTGAACGACAGATCGTCCTTGTCCAGGCGGAAATTGTGCTGGAGGTCCAGCCAATAGGTGGGCGTGAAGGTGATCGCGCCGACGAAGTCCGACCGCCCGTCGCCCAGGCCCTTGCCGTATTCGTAGACATCCTTCTCGTCGGTGAATTCGAAGCTCTCGCCGAGGAAGACGGAGAACGTAGTGCCCTCGTTGCCGTAATAGGCCGTGCGCACGCCGTAGACGAAGCGCGAGCCGGCATCCCAGCGGTCGTAGCCCGAGAAGCGGTTGACGGCGAAGAGGTTGGTGTCGTCGAACTCGAAGCTCTGGCTGTCCTCGTTCGAGATCTTCTTCGAGATCGGCGTGCTCGGGGCCAGCACGAACTGGGCGATGGGTTCGATCACCTGGCGGCCGTTCTCGGTCGGCCGCACCAGGGGATAGCGCGCCTCGAGCGAGAGTTTCGGCAGGAAGCGCGCGGTCTGCCCCGAGACGTCGATGCCGGCGGCGTCATAGACATCTTCGGTATCGTAGAAATCGCCACGGATCGAGGCGTCGAGGGTGAAGACGGTGCCGAGATCGGTGATCCAGGGCCGCTGCCAGGCGGCGCCCAGGCTGAAGCGGCGCTGGCTGGTGCCTTCGTCGCGGTGGATGGCGATCGCATTGGCGCTCAGTTCCAGCCGGCCGCCGATCATTTCCGGCTCGAGCACCCAGTTCGCCTGGGCCAGCGGCAGGACGAGGGGCGTGGTATCCGGGTCGGAAATCGCGCGCAGGCCCTGGAACGAATAGCCGATGACCGAGAAATAGGAACGGTCGTAGAACCCCTCGGCGTAGAGATCCGAGGTCAGGTAGTTGGGCGAGGTGAAGCTGAAGCGCTTCAGGTAGGTATCCGACGAGGAGCGTTCGACATTGAGGCCGACGCGCCAATTGTCGTCGAGCTGCAGGTTGCCGCGGGCGAAGATATGGCCGCGGAAGGCGTCGCTGCCGGTCGGGTTGCCGTCGCCGTCGAATTCCTCGCCGTAACCGAGGCTGAACTGGGCGGCGAATTCGCCGCTGCCGAAAACCTTGCGGTAGTCGCCGACCGCATAGGCGCCGGCCTGGGTGGTGATGAAGGGGGTCAGCGTCAGGTCGCTGTTGTCGTCGATCGCCCAGAAATAGGGCATGCCGACCCGGAAGCCCAGGCGGCCGCTGCCGCCGATCCGGGGCGCCAGGAAGCCGGACAGGCGCTTCACGCTCGGATCGGGGTGGGAGAAATAGGGCGTATAGGCGACGGGAACCCCCAGCACCTCGAAGGTCGCATCCTCGTATTCGACCGTCTTCGCCGTCTGGTCGTGGGTGACCTTCACCGCCTTCACCTGCCACAGCAGGGGGCGGTCCGGCTTGTCGGCGCAGGGCAGGCAGGGGCTGTAGACCGCCCGGTCGAGGGTGGTGACATTGCCCTCGCGGCGGATGGCGCGGACCGCGGCCGCCCGCGAATCATCGGCGAAGAGCAGGCGGATGGTCTGGACGAAGCCCTCGCGCAGCTGGTCGTCGAGTTCGACGTAGTCGGCGAACAGCACTTCGCCCGTCGGCTCCAGCAGCGAGACATTGCCCGAGGCGGCGACGATCCGGCTGTCCTCGAAATAGGTGATCTTGTCGGCCATCAGGACGCGGTCGCCCTGGGACACTTCCACCTTGCCGGTCGCGGTCACCGTCTTGGTGTTCGGGTTGTAGATCACTTCCTCGGCGATGATCTGGACCGGGCCCTCGCCCGCCGAAACGCCGCCGGGCAGGGTCTGGGCGACGGCCAGCGTCGGCCCGCCGATCGCCAGCGCGCCCAGCACCAGGGCAAGGGCGGTGCGGTTGCGCAGGATCTCGGCGCGGGTCGCGGTCAGGTCACGATTGCGGCGTCGGGCGGACATCAACCATCTTCCAAATGAAACAACAGGGCGACGCCGACGAGGGTGGCGGCGACCGCCGGCCCCCAGGCCGCAAGGATGACAGGCACACTTTCCGCGATGCCAAGCGCCCGGGCAATGTCCGAAACGACAAAAAGCACGAAGCCGGCGACGCCGCCGAGGGCGATCAGGGTCGCCACCCCGCCCCGGCGCGAATGGCGCAGCGAGACGACGGCCGCAACCAGCACCATCGAACAGAGGACGAGGGGCAGCGAGGCCAGCGAATGCCACTGGATCAGGTAGCGGGTCGAGGAAAAGCCCGCCGCCTCCAGCCGCTTGGCGAAGTCGGGGATCGACCAGAAGGATACCGAATCGGGATTGGCCAGGCTTTGCTGGATATCCTCGGGGTGCAGGTTGGTGGCGAGGCGATAGACCGGGACCGCCTGGGCCTGCCGGTCCGGCTCGATCAGCCAGGCGTCGGACAGGGTCCAGATGTCGCCGTCGTATTTGGCCGAGAAGGCTTCGATCCGGCGCAGGAACTTCTCCTCCGGGTCGAACATGAAGACGACCACCGCCGACAGCCGCAAGCCGCCGTCGGATGCGGCCAGGGCATGGATCACCGCGCTGCCCTGGGCATCGGACTGGCGCAGCCAGATGCCCGATTCCGTCACCGTCGACAGGCTCGACGACGTGCCCTTGATGTAGAAGGCTTCGAGCTGGCGATAGTGGTAATTCATCGCCGACGACCAGGGATTGACGATCCCGATGGTGAAGATGCCCAGCAGCAGGGCGACCAGCATGGGCGGCGCCAGGAATTGCCAGACCGAGAGGCCGGCGGCCCGGGCGATCACCAGTTCGTTCGAGCGGGTCATGCGCCCGAACGCCCACATGCCGCCGAACAGGCAGGCGAAGGGCAGGGCCATGGTGGCCAGCCCCGGCAGCTTCATCAGCGACATCTGGACCAGGGTGAAGAAATCCGCCTCGTTGCCGGTCACGCGCGAGGCGCGGCGGGTCAGTTCGAGGAGGTCGACCATGAAGATCAGGGCGAGCACCGGCGCGAAGACCAGGGCGATGCCGGCAAGATAGCGCCGCATCATGTAAAGCGCGAAGACCGGGGCGAGGCGCAGCATGTCAGGACGCCCCCACGGCTTCCGCTTCCGCCCCGGCCGGCACCGGCCCCGGCAGGCGGACCGCCGGGCGCAGCACGTAGAGGGCGACGATCGCCCCCGCCAGCGGCATCAGGTAGAAGAGGGGGGCGAGGGCCGGGGTCGAATTGACGATGCCCGCGATCCCCAGTTCCCCGAGCCGGAGCCCGAGGCCGAGCACGCCGGCGAGCGCCGCCCGCAGGTATTTGCCGCGCCGCGAATATTCCCCCGAAAGCAGGCCGCAG
Encoded proteins:
- the pdxA gene encoding 4-hydroxythreonine-4-phosphate dehydrogenase PdxA codes for the protein MNAAASPPRPLALTCGEPAGIGAEIALKAWAEREAGGPPFLLLDQPARLARIAESLGLAVPIAAIAAPAEADAALFAEALPVLPLAAPIDGRPGQIAEGDAAAIIEAITRAVRLTQAGETAAVVTNPIRKQSLKTMGLAHPGHTEFLAELAGADARSVMLLASPRLRVVPVTVHVALAAVPRLLTAAEIVTVTLATARALRLDFGIAAPRLAVLGLNPHAGESGLLGREEIEIIAPAIERLKAAGLDVFGPVPPDAAFHAAARSRYDAAICMYHDQALLPLKTLDFDEGVNVTLNLPFVRTSPDHGTAIDIAGTGKANPQSLIAALRLAATMAETRRRTAAS
- the lptG gene encoding LPS export ABC transporter permease LptG, encoding MLRLAPVFALYMMRRYLAGIALVFAPVLALIFMVDLLELTRRASRVTGNEADFFTLVQMSLMKLPGLATMALPFACLFGGMWAFGRMTRSNELVIARAAGLSVWQFLAPPMLVALLLGIFTIGIVNPWSSAMNYHYRQLEAFYIKGTSSSLSTVTESGIWLRQSDAQGSAVIHALAASDGGLRLSAVVVFMFDPEEKFLRRIEAFSAKYDGDIWTLSDAWLIEPDRQAQAVPVYRLATNLHPEDIQQSLANPDSVSFWSIPDFAKRLEAAGFSSTRYLIQWHSLASLPLVLCSMVLVAAVVSLRHSRRGGVATLIALGGVAGFVLFVVSDIARALGIAESVPVILAAWGPAVAATLVGVALLFHLEDG
- a CDS encoding peptidylprolyl isomerase: MRLSVLTAVSSLALALVIAGPACRPAEAQSAAAPPSISADMGLAAVVNEEVVTAFDVDQRVRLLLVSTGMPYNADTARAARLTALRALVDETLQFQEARKQSVSVGEQDVEASLLQVVQSTRMTPEQFVETLGKAGVSIETLRRQLRAELVWNQVVMRRYQGRLSVGAEQVQATIDRIKANAGRPESLVSEIMIAVDNPEQEGPAQQLAQQLFDQIRQGTRFSALARQYSQAPSAANGGDIGWILPGQLAAELDDALNTMQVNSISPPVRSPGGWYIIGLRERRQMPPPPPEVSMVELKQVFVPANISTDDATIAELTSQLADAKEEINGCAAPRFVLDRLPGASFGEVGTLNVKDLPVEYRTAIEGVAIGKAGGPVRSTDGLHLLIVCDRREQTPDSMMRDAVQRNLEDQQLSMLARRYLRDLRRNATIEVR
- a CDS encoding LPS-assembly protein LptD, with protein sequence MSARRRNRDLTATRAEILRNRTALALVLGALAIGGPTLAVAQTLPGGVSAGEGPVQIIAEEVIYNPNTKTVTATGKVEVSQGDRVLMADKITYFEDSRIVAASGNVSLLEPTGEVLFADYVELDDQLREGFVQTIRLLFADDSRAAAVRAIRREGNVTTLDRAVYSPCLPCADKPDRPLLWQVKAVKVTHDQTAKTVEYEDATFEVLGVPVAYTPYFSHPDPSVKRLSGFLAPRIGGSGRLGFRVGMPYFWAIDDNSDLTLTPFITTQAGAYAVGDYRKVFGSGEFAAQFSLGYGEEFDGDGNPTGSDAFRGHIFARGNLQLDDNWRVGLNVERSSSDTYLKRFSFTSPNYLTSDLYAEGFYDRSYFSVIGYSFQGLRAISDPDTTPLVLPLAQANWVLEPEMIGGRLELSANAIAIHRDEGTSQRRFSLGAAWQRPWITDLGTVFTLDASIRGDFYDTEDVYDAAGIDVSGQTARFLPKLSLEARYPLVRPTENGRQVIEPIAQFVLAPSTPISKKISNEDSQSFEFDDTNLFAVNRFSGYDRWDAGSRFVYGVRTAYYGNEGTTFSVFLGESFEFTDEKDVYEYGKGLGDGRSDFVGAITFTPTYWLDLQHNFRLDKDDLSFNRNDIRATINGKRLQATIGYTAVKEQTAVPAQADRDEIYVTAGLKLDEYWTVYGDTRHRLNDDEGALSTGLGLFYTDECVELGAMYRRDTTRDRDVTPDTSVSLILRLRNLGM